AAAGGTGAAGCTATTAGCACAATATGACTGAAATATACTGTAATTAATAAACACATAACACATGCAATGCGGGAGGCTGAACTAAAGAGAAAATGGAAGGAAgggatgataaaaaaataaaaaaggtccCACAATCCAAGTGGGAAAAAGGGCACCATGTGCGATCATATGGTGGTTAGCAATTTTCAGGCCCACAAAACTCACTTTCCATCCTCAaatctccaaaactgaaaatgaaagaagaaacgtataatttaattcaattataatgATAATATCAATTATCAAATCTTGATTCTCATCTCTCCTTCTTTACACCACCCATTTTCAATCTCTTCACTTCTCTCATTGTACTAATCTTTTTCTTTCATTCTCTTCATCACTCTTCACACATGTTTTCCTCCTTAAAGTTTCCCTGGCCACTATCTCTTTCTCCCTCTTGTTTTCTGTTTGGCGATTTTTAGATTCTGTGTGTCAGAGTTACATTTTCCTTTTGTCTTTCTGATTTTCTGAGCAAGAGGACCCCTTTCTGTCAGATACAAAATCTCTTATCTCTAACACTTGCTTTTAAGTGCTATCCTTCACATATCTGCATCATTATCAATACCCAACTACCCATATTCACCACTCCTTCATGAATCCTcatcaccactcctcttatttAAACCCTAATTCTTTGAAATCTAGGTTCACTAAAAACTTCCTTCGATCTTTGATTAAAATAAACAAGCAAACACCTTTTCCATGTCGTCCTACAGAGATGTTTCAACGATGTCATAAGGTTAAGACTGCTGCTGATAAATCCCTAGCTTGCGCTGTTGGGTCAAGGAGAGTTTGGAGTAGGGCAATGCTTTGCAAGATTCGAAACCGAGCACTGAGGAGGGGACCCCAGAAGCCTCCTTCAGTTAGAAGAATCATCATCAACAATCGAACCATGAAAAAGGGTTTTAATTGTTTAAAGGAGAAGATGAATGATGATCAAGAAGCTGGTATTGATCAAACCAGTAAGCTAAGAAAACTGGTACCAGGAGGTGAAGCTATGGATTTATGCAATTTGTTGGATGAGGCTGCACATTACATCAAGTGCCTTAACACCCAAGTACAGGTGATGAGAAGTATTGCTGATTTCTACTCTACTTGATCTATATATTATATATACATACCTATTTTCATATATAACATTATAATTAAGTA
This sequence is a window from Hevea brasiliensis isolate MT/VB/25A 57/8 chromosome 10, ASM3005281v1, whole genome shotgun sequence. Protein-coding genes within it:
- the LOC110645066 gene encoding transcription factor IBH1 isoform X2 translates to MNPHHHSSYLNPNSLKSRFTKNFLRSLIKINKQTPFPCRPTEMFQRCHKVKTAADKSLACAVGSRRVWSRAMLCKIRNRALRRGPQKPPSVRRIIINNRTMKKGFNCLKEKMNDDQEAGIDQTSKLRKLVPGGEAMDLCNLLDEAAHYIKCLNTQVQLASFLKKLVMN
- the LOC110645066 gene encoding transcription factor IBH1 isoform X1, giving the protein MNPHHHSSYLNPNSLKSRFTKNFLRSLIKINKQTPFPCRPTEMFQRCHKVKTAADKSLACAVGSRRVWSRAMLCKIRNRALRRGPQKPPSVRRIIINNRTMKKGFNCLKEKMNDDQEAGIDQTSKLRKLVPGGEAMDLCNLLDEAAHYIKCLNTQVQEIHDAERIESLGKD